CATCCAGCCCGGTGGCGATAACCTGCTGGAGGATCTGGAATACGCCGGGGGCATACCCACCGTAATGCGTGAGCTTAAAACCCTGCTCCACGACCTTCCCACAGTGAACGGCCGTTCGATACACAAGATAGCCGGGGAGGCGTTCAACCAGAACCGGGAAGTGATCCGGAGCCTTTCCAACCCTTACAAGAAAGAGGGCGGGATAGCGGTGATGCGCGGCAACCTGGCGCCGGGCGGGGCCGTGGTTAAACAGGCGGCTGTCCTGCCGGAGATGATGAAGTTCAAGGGCAAGGCCATCTGCTTTGAATCGGAAGAAGATGCCATGAAGAGCATCATGGACGGCAAGGTGAAAGCCGGCCATGTGGTGGTAGTGCGCTATGAAGGGCCCAAAGGCGGCCCCGGCATGCGGGAGATGCTGGCCCCCACGGCGGCCATCACAGGCATGGGGCTCCACAACTCCGTGGCGCTCATCACCGACGGGCGGTTCTCCGGCGGTACCCGGGGGCCGTGTATAGGGCACGTCTCCCCAGAGGCCATGGAGGGCGGCCCCATTGCGCTGGTGAAAGACGGCGATATCATAGAGGTGGACATCCCTAAACGGAAGCTCAACCTGTTAGTGTCGCAGAAGGAGTTGAAAGCCCGGGCCAAGAAGTGGAAACGGCCGGAGCCGAAAATTAAAAGCGGTTATCTGCGAAGATACGCCCAGACCGTCAACAGCGCGGCCCAGGGGGCCACGCAAAAGGACGACATATTAGGAAAATAGTTATCCCCAACCCCAGACAAGGCTGAACCATATGACAACCAGGACGGATAAATATCCCGCTCCCCGGAATATAGACATTCCGGAGAAGCCGTTAACCAGCCTTGTTATGGCCGCAGTGGCCAAGTACCCCGAGAATGTGGCGTTAAGCTTTTTCGGTACCGCCATTACTTACCGCCAGCTGGACAGATACATCCAGCAGGCCATGAACGTCCTGCGGTCGGTGGGGGTGGAAAAGGGGGACCGGGTGGCCATAATGGCGCCCAACTCTCCCCAGGCAGTAATAGCCTACCAGGCCATACTGCGTATTGGGGCCGTGGTGTCGCAAACAAACCCCCTCTACGTAGAGCGGGAGATAAAGGAGCAGTTTAACGACGCCGGGGTTGCCGTAGTTGTCACGCTGAACCTTTTCGCTCCGAAGATAAAAGCGGTTATGGGCTCCACGGCGCTTCGCAAGGCGCTGGTGTTCCGGCTGGAGGAATTTATGCCATGGCCCATGTCGTGGCTGTTCCAGCTTAAGCTGGCGCTGGAGCGCCGGAGCGTCCCCAATGTTGTCCATCCCGATTTCCTCAATTGGGACGAGCTTGTCCGCTCGGCCCCGGGTCAGGCGGAGCATGCTTCCGTTGACCCGCTGGACACGGCTTTGCTCCAATACACAGGCGGCACCACCGGCGCGGCCAAAGGGGTGGCCCTCACCCATCGCAACGTGTTGTCCAACGCCCTGCAATGCCGGGCATGGTTCACCGCCGCCGAGGAGGGTAAAGAGGTGTTCATGCTGGCCCTGCCCATGTTCCACGCCTTCGGCATGACGGCGGGGCTTAACCTGGGGTTTTCGCTGGCGGGCAAGATAGTGCTTGTGCCAAAGTTCGAGGCCGATACGGTGATGAAACTCATCGAAAAACACAGGGCCACCATTTTCCCCGGAGTGCCGGCCATGTACGTGGCCATCAACAACCATCCCAAGGCGCCTAAACGGAACATCTCCTCCATCAAATACTGCGTTTCCGGGGCCGCCCCGCTGGCGCTGGAGGTGAAATCCAGGTTCGAGAGCCTCACCGGGGGCAAACTGGTGGAAGGGTACGGCCTTACCGAAGCCAGTCCCTGTACCCATTGCAACCCGCTGGATTGGGCAAAACCGGGAAGCATCGGCCTGCCATTGCCCAACACCGAAAGCCTGATAGTCAAAGGCGAGGAGGCGGAAACCGCATCCACGGGGGAAATGGGGGAGCTTATCGTGCGCGGCCCGCAGGTTATGGCCGGTTATCACAACCGGCCCAACGAGACCGCCCGGGTGGTCAAAAGCGGCTGGCTGTTCACAGGGGACATGGGGTACATGGACGAGGAAGGTTATGTGTTCCTCATGGACAGGAAAAAAGAGATGATCATCTCCGGCGGGTGTAACGTTTACCCCAAAGAGGTGGAAGACGTCCTGTTCTCACTGCAAGGGGTGCTGGAGGCCGCCGTGGTAGGGGTGCGCGACAGCCAGATGGGGGAGAAGGTGGTGGCGGCGGTGGTGTTAAAACCGGGAATAAAACTGGATGAAAAAGAGGTGATAGCCCATTGCAAGCGCCTGGTGGCCTCATACAAGGCGCCCAAGAAAATCTATTTCATGGAGAGCCTGCCAAAAACCGTCATCGGCAAGGTGCTTAAAAGGGTGCTTAAAGAAGAAATCGAGAAGATGTCTCTGCGGTTACCGCACTGATCCTCGCCTTTTCAGCCGCGACGGAATTGTCGCGCCCTTGACCCTCGTGTCTCACACCAACGCCTTGTTCGGGACTTGTGTCCATATTAATCAATATGTTCACCCTGGCCTGATCTATGCTTCCACTTAAATTGTTAAAGCAACCCATTAAATGGGGGAGGTTTAAGTCATGGTAGCCATAGAAAAAGGCGAAATGACCGCCGTAGAGGTGATCAACACCGCCATATATAACGAGAAACTGGCCGCCGAGCATTATGAGATCCTGTGTGACATGTGCTTGAGGGCGGGGAACCCTTCAGTGTCGGATTTCTTCCATCATCAGGCCAACCGGGAACGGGGCCACTATAACCGGCTCATTAAGCTTAAAAGGAAACGGGGCAAGGATAACAGCCCGGCCGTGGGCGAATACATCCGCTGGGTGTTAAGCGAGTCGGGCGCCGGGGCCAAATTCCTCCCCTCCCTGAACATGGACGAAGCTCTCAAGATGGTGGAGAGCCGGGAGAACGACGCCTGCCGGTTCTATTCGGAAGCCGCCAGGAAAACCACGGATCCGGAGCTGGCGGGAATTTTCGCCGCCCTGGCCGAGGAGGAAAGCCATCACCAGTACCTGGCCAGAAAGCTACGAACGGATTTTGAGCAGAAGGGCATCATAGACGAGATGGATTACGTGGATCTCGGTTTTGAATAAGGGCTCTCTTTACCCCCACGGGGAAGCCTTTGGACAGGCCGCGCGCCATGATGACAGGTAACAGGATGGGTGTATGCTTCTTGTCCTCCCCTGACACCCCAAAGGGTGGCCGCAAATAGCGGTCACCCCTTTTTTTTGCCTGCGTAATACGCGCGCTGTTTGTGTTCAAGGGTGAGAAGGTATGGGCTCATAGCGTGCCGGGTATTGAAATATAATAAAACTATGGTTCCCCTTTGGCCATTAACTGGTAGAATAACCGGGTGGTATAAACGCAGGGTGGGAGCGGGAAGCCGTATGGGGTTTTCAATTCTTTCCAGTCTTCTTCCCAGGATAATCCTGCTCGCGCTCATATCAACCATCCCTTCAGCTTTCCTCATTTTCAGCGCCGCCGTGGATCAAAAGCGGGTGATGAGCGAACACATCAACCAGGAAATGGCCTCCCTCGTCAAGCTTATGGTTGTAAAGCACGAGGTGCTTATCAATAGCGTCTACGACACGCTTTTCCTCATCTCCAAGGAAATCGGCGGCCACTGGAACGACGCTGAAGCGGCGCGTTCTATCATCAGCTCCGCCATAAACCAGCATCCATATTTCGCCAATATCGGCGTCCTGTCGCCAGAAGGCGACCTTATGTATTCGGCGGTGAAACCAGCAGAGCGGTCCAACTTCGCCGACAGGCCCTATTTCAGGAGGGCGCTGGAGACCGGCGCGTTCTCCATCGGGGAACTCCAGGTGGGCCGGATTGTCAAAAAGCCCACCGTCAATTTCGCGTATCCGGTAAAAGGTGATGGGGGCAAACTTAACGGTGTGGCGTTCATCGCTTTATCCGTGGAGCATATGGTGGAATTGATCAAGGAGATCAACGCCCCCTCATATACGGCCATCACGGTGCTGGACAGGCAGGGGAAAATAGTCACCCGGTGGCCCGGGCAGTCCCGCTGGGTGGGGGTTTCTACGGCGAACACCCCGCTTATGCAAAACGTTATGGCCAAAAGGAACGGGGTGGAGACCATGACTGGGGTGGACGGTGAGCCCAGGATTTATTCCTACGCCACCTTGTCCCGTCCGGGGTACGGGCCAGTATTCTTCATGATAGCCGGAACGCCGGAGCAGGCGGCCCTGGCCGAAGTGGACCGGGCTTTTAACCGTCACATGCTTTATTTGTTCCTGGCAACCTCTCTTGCAATGTCCGGGGCGTGGGTTCTGGGCAAAAGGCTGGTCATTAACAAAATAGAAAAACTGGCGGGCGCGGCCAGGGAAATCGCGGCATCGGGAGCTATGGGGGCCAGGACCGGCCTTGAACACGGGAAAGACGAGATTGGCCAGCTGGCCCTGGCCTTCGACGAAATGGCCGAGACGCTGGAGAAAAAGGCCGTGGAGCTTGAAAAATCCAGGGTGGAGGTCCATCGCGCCAAGGAGGAACTGGAAAGGCGGGTTGCCGAGCGCACGGTTCAGCTGGAAGAGGCCAACAAGGAACTGGAGGCGTTCAGTTATTCGGTATCCCACGATCTAAGGGCGCCTTTAAGGACGGTGGACGGTTTCAGCCTTGCGCTATATGAGGACTACCAGGGCAAACTGGATGACGCCGCCAGGGATTACCTTGGCAGGATACGCTCCGGCGCCAGGAGGATGGGCGAATTGATCGACGACATGCTCAAACTCTCCCGCATAAGCCGGACACAAGCGAAGACGGGTTTGGTGGACTTAAGCAGGCTGGCGCTCTCGATTGTGGAAAATCTCAGGATAGCCAATCCGGACAGGGAGGTGGAGTTTGATGTCCAGGCGGGTATGAAAGCCGAAGGGGACGAGGATCTCCTGCGCATAGCCCTGGAAAACCTGCTGGGCAACAGCTGGAAGTTCACCTCGAATGTCCCGCAAGCCAGGGTGGAGTTTAAGGCCAGGTTGGGTGAAAAGGGGGAGAGGCTCTATTACGTCCGGGACAACGGCGCCGGGTTCGATATGAAATACGCATCCAGGCTGTTCGGGGTATTCCAGCGGCTACATGACGCCAGCGAGTTCCAGGGCACCGGAGTGGGCCTGGCCACGGTACAACGGATTATCCATAAACACGGCGGGCGGATATCCGCCGAATCGGAGCCAGGCAAAGGAGCTGTTTTCTATTTTACTTTAAGGAAACCGGGGGAGGCTGAAACCGATGTTATCGAAAACCATATTTCTGGTGGAGGATAATCCGGACGATGTGGCGCTTACCTTGAGGGCGTTTAAACAAGCCAACATCAGTAACAACATCTCCATCGCCAGGAACGGCGAGGAGGCGCTGGACATGCTGTTCGCCATGGAAAAATTGCCAGCGGTGGTCCTGCTGGACTTGAACCTGCCGAAAATGGACGGGCTGGAGGTGTTAAAGGCGCTCCGCGAAAACGAGAGGACCAGTATGCTACCAGTGGTGATCCTCACATCATCCATGGAGGATAGGGATATTGCGGAGGGGTATGCGTTGGGCGCCAACAGTTACATCGTCAAGCCGGTGGACTTCGGCCAATTCGCCACGGCGGCCAAACAGGTGGGGTTGTACTGGCTCGTGCTGAACGAGACGCCGCCCAAACAGTAAAAAAAGGAGGGGCGCATGCCCGGCAGGATAAACCTTCTATTGGTGGAAGATTCGGAAGACGACGCCTTACTTGTCAGCCGCGCCCTTACGCGAGGCGGCATGGAAGTGGAGCCAACCCGGGTTTGCACGAGGGAAGCCATGGAGTCGTGTCTGAGGGAAAAGCAGATCGACATTATCCTGTCCGATCACAAGATGCCGGATTTTGACTCCTACGGGGCTTTGGACACCCTTAAAAAAAGCGGGCTGGACATCCCCTTCATAATAGTCTCCGGAACCATTGGCGAAGACAAGGCCGTGGAGGCCATGAAAGCCGGCGCCAGCGACTACATACTTAAAGACAAGCTGGACAGGCTGGCGCCAGCCGTGGAAAGGGAGCTTAAGGAAGCGGATGGCCGCCGTTTGCGAAGAGAGGCGGAAAAAGAGAAAGAGGAGAGCGAAAAGCGGTTTCGAATGCTGGTGAACGCCGCGCCGGACGCGGTGATACTGGTGGACGGCGATGGCTGTGTCATTTTCTGGAGCGGCGTCGCGGAGGCCATGTTCGGCCACCCCGCGGCGCAGGCGTCAGGCCGGAAAATCCACGAGCTTATCCTTCCGGCCGGGCGCCCCCCGGCTTGTCTTGAGATGCTTGATAACCTCCGTCAATCATCATCAAACGTTCCTAAAACCGATACGTTTGAGATCACCGCCGCCAGGATGGACGGCAAGGAGTTTCCGGCGGAAATATCCATGTCCGCCGAACAGCTTGGAGGCCAATTGCATTTCATCGTTATTGTGCGGGACATAAGCGAGCGCAAACGGACCGAGCGGATGTTGCTCCAGTCGGAGAAAATGGCCTCCATCGGCCAGATGGCCGCCGGGCTTGTGCATGAGATCAACTCCCCCCTTACATTCGTGTATTCCAACTATGCCTATGTAAGGGAGAAGATGCTCCTGGTGTTCAAAACTCTGGAGTCAGTGACCGGAGCGTCCAAACAGCCGCTTGGAAAGCCCTCGCCCAACGCCATGGACAGCCTTGAGGCCATCGTGGGGATGAAGGACGAACTGAACTCCGCCATAGACGAGTCTATCGAAGGGGCAAGGCGGATAATGGGGATAGTAAAA
This DNA window, taken from Nitrospinota bacterium, encodes the following:
- a CDS encoding ferritin family protein, with product MVAIEKGEMTAVEVINTAIYNEKLAAEHYEILCDMCLRAGNPSVSDFFHHQANRERGHYNRLIKLKRKRGKDNSPAVGEYIRWVLSESGAGAKFLPSLNMDEALKMVESRENDACRFYSEAARKTTDPELAGIFAALAEEESHHQYLARKLRTDFEQKGIIDEMDYVDLGFE
- a CDS encoding response regulator, which codes for MLSKTIFLVEDNPDDVALTLRAFKQANISNNISIARNGEEALDMLFAMEKLPAVVLLDLNLPKMDGLEVLKALRENERTSMLPVVILTSSMEDRDIAEGYALGANSYIVKPVDFGQFATAAKQVGLYWLVLNETPPKQ
- a CDS encoding PAS domain S-box protein; this translates as MPGRINLLLVEDSEDDALLVSRALTRGGMEVEPTRVCTREAMESCLREKQIDIILSDHKMPDFDSYGALDTLKKSGLDIPFIIVSGTIGEDKAVEAMKAGASDYILKDKLDRLAPAVERELKEADGRRLRREAEKEKEESEKRFRMLVNAAPDAVILVDGDGCVIFWSGVAEAMFGHPAAQASGRKIHELILPAGRPPACLEMLDNLRQSSSNVPKTDTFEITAARMDGKEFPAEISMSAEQLGGQLHFIVIVRDISERKRTERMLLQSEKMASIGQMAAGLVHEINSPLTFVYSNYAYVREKMLLVFKTLESVTGASKQPLGKPSPNAMDSLEAIVGMKDELNSAIDESIEGARRIMGIVKDLKNFSHASEDRWEPVDVNSALDSALNIARSEVKYKARVVKEYGDLPMIDAIGGQLGQVFLNLIINAAQAIKSHGSIKLKTRVQDGGILAQISDTGEGIPEEYLDRIFDPFFTTKPTGQGTGLGLSISYGIIQKHKGRITVDSGPGEGTTFSIWLPESPRGQ
- a CDS encoding HAMP domain-containing protein, with translation MGFSILSSLLPRIILLALISTIPSAFLIFSAAVDQKRVMSEHINQEMASLVKLMVVKHEVLINSVYDTLFLISKEIGGHWNDAEAARSIISSAINQHPYFANIGVLSPEGDLMYSAVKPAERSNFADRPYFRRALETGAFSIGELQVGRIVKKPTVNFAYPVKGDGGKLNGVAFIALSVEHMVELIKEINAPSYTAITVLDRQGKIVTRWPGQSRWVGVSTANTPLMQNVMAKRNGVETMTGVDGEPRIYSYATLSRPGYGPVFFMIAGTPEQAALAEVDRAFNRHMLYLFLATSLAMSGAWVLGKRLVINKIEKLAGAAREIAASGAMGARTGLEHGKDEIGQLALAFDEMAETLEKKAVELEKSRVEVHRAKEELERRVAERTVQLEEANKELEAFSYSVSHDLRAPLRTVDGFSLALYEDYQGKLDDAARDYLGRIRSGARRMGELIDDMLKLSRISRTQAKTGLVDLSRLALSIVENLRIANPDREVEFDVQAGMKAEGDEDLLRIALENLLGNSWKFTSNVPQARVEFKARLGEKGERLYYVRDNGAGFDMKYASRLFGVFQRLHDASEFQGTGVGLATVQRIIHKHGGRISAESEPGKGAVFYFTLRKPGEAETDVIENHISGGG
- a CDS encoding long-chain fatty acid--CoA ligase is translated as MTTRTDKYPAPRNIDIPEKPLTSLVMAAVAKYPENVALSFFGTAITYRQLDRYIQQAMNVLRSVGVEKGDRVAIMAPNSPQAVIAYQAILRIGAVVSQTNPLYVEREIKEQFNDAGVAVVVTLNLFAPKIKAVMGSTALRKALVFRLEEFMPWPMSWLFQLKLALERRSVPNVVHPDFLNWDELVRSAPGQAEHASVDPLDTALLQYTGGTTGAAKGVALTHRNVLSNALQCRAWFTAAEEGKEVFMLALPMFHAFGMTAGLNLGFSLAGKIVLVPKFEADTVMKLIEKHRATIFPGVPAMYVAINNHPKAPKRNISSIKYCVSGAAPLALEVKSRFESLTGGKLVEGYGLTEASPCTHCNPLDWAKPGSIGLPLPNTESLIVKGEEAETASTGEMGELIVRGPQVMAGYHNRPNETARVVKSGWLFTGDMGYMDEEGYVFLMDRKKEMIISGGCNVYPKEVEDVLFSLQGVLEAAVVGVRDSQMGEKVVAAVVLKPGIKLDEKEVIAHCKRLVASYKAPKKIYFMESLPKTVIGKVLKRVLKEEIEKMSLRLPH